A window of Elgaria multicarinata webbii isolate HBS135686 ecotype San Diego chromosome 2, rElgMul1.1.pri, whole genome shotgun sequence contains these coding sequences:
- the LOC134392452 gene encoding tubulin alpha-1D chain-like, whose protein sequence is MPSDKTIGGGDDSFNTFFSETGAGKHVPRAVFVDLEPTVIDEVRTGTYRQLFHPEQLITGKEDAANNYARGHYTIGKEIIDLVLDRIRKLADQCTGLQGFLIFHSFGGGTGSGFTSLLMERLSVDYGKKSKLEFSIYPAPQISTAVVEPYNSILTTHTTLEHSDCAFMVDNEAIYDICRRNLDIERPTYTNLNRLIGQIVSSITASLRFDGALNVDLTEFQTNLVPYPRIHFPLATYAPVISAEKAYHEQLSVAEITNACFEPANQMVKCDPRHGKYMACCLLYRGDVVPKDVNAAIATIKTKRTIQFVDWCPTGFKVGINYQPPTVVPGGDLAKVQRAVCMLSNTTAIAEAWARLDHKFDLMYAKRAFVHWYVGEGMEEGEFSEAREDMAALEKDYEEVGTDTIDGEGEEEEGDEY, encoded by the exons ATGCCCAGTGACAAAACCATTGGAGGTGGGGATGACTCCTTTAATACCTTCTTCAGTGAAACTGGAGCGGGAAAGCATGTGCCTCGGGCCGTTTTTGTGGACTTGGAACCGACTGTGATTG ATGAGGTTCGGACTGGCACATACCGCCAGCTCTTCCACCCAGAACAGCTGATCACTGGAAAGGAAGATGCTGCCAATAATTACGCCCGTGGGCACTACACCATTGGCAAGGAGATAATTGATTTGGTGTTGGACCGGATCCGGAAGCTG GCTGACCAATGCACTGGGCTCCAGGGATTCCTCATTTTCCACAGCTTTGGAGGAGGCACTGGCTCAGGATTCACTTCCTTGCTGATGGAACGGCTCTCCGTTGATTACGGCAAGAAGTCCAAGCTGGAGTTCTCCATTTACCCAGCTCCTCAGATATCAACAGCTGTGGTGGAGCCCTACAACTCCATcctcaccacacacaccacccttgaGCACTCAGATTGTGCTTTCATGGTGGACAATGAAGCCATCTATGATATCTGCCGTAGGAACCTGGACATCGAGCGTCCAACTTACACTAATCTTAACCGCCTGATTGGCCAGATCGTCTCCTCCATCACTGCCTCCCTGCGCTTTGATGGGGCTCTTAATGTAGACCTGACAGAGTTCcagaccaacctggtgccctacccCCGTATCCACTTTCCTCTGGCCACTTATGCCCCAGTCATCTCTGCAGAGAAGGCTTACCATGAGCAGCTCTCTGTGGCCGAGATCACAAATGCCTGCTTTGAGCCTGCTAACCAAATGGTGAAATGTGACCCTCGCCACGGCAAATACATGGCTTGCTGCCTTTTGTATCGGGGTGACGTGGTGCCCAAGGATGTCAATGCTGCAATTGCCaccattaaaacaaaaagaacaatCCAGTTTGTGGACTGGTGCCCCACAGGCTTCAAGGTGGGCATCAACTACCAGCCCCCCACTGTAGTACCCGGTGGAGACCTAGCCAAAGTGCAGAGGGCAGTGTGTATGCTGAGCAACACCACAGCCATTGCTGAGGCCTGGGCCCGCCTGGATCACAAGTTTGACCTAATGTATGCCAAGCGGGCCTTTGTCCACTGGTATGTAGGGGAAGGCATGGAAGAAGGGGAGTTTTCTGAGGCCCGAGAAGACATGGCTGCCCTGGAGAAGGATTATGAAGAAGTGGGGACAGATACCATtgatggggaaggagaagaagaggaaggtgaTGAGTATTAG